From the Fibrobacterota bacterium genome, the window CAAGAGCATCGTGTTCATGGACATGCCGGGCCGCCGCTCCCATGAATACTTCCCCCGCCTGTCGCCCAAGGGCGATTACATGATCTGGGGCATCACCCAGTACGGGCACGATCATGATCTGGCCGACTACGAGATCTACCTGTGGAAGGTGGGCGACCCGCCCGAAAAGGCCGCCCGCCTTACCTGGCATTCCGGCAATGATCGCTGGCCGGACATCTGGTTCGAATAGGCGCTAGCCCGAAGTTCCCATGGTCTTCACCGAAGACGTATTCCTCTACTACTTCCTGCCGCTGGTCCTGGGCATCTATTACCTGATCCCCGTGCCGCAGAACCCGAAGCCGGGCCGTTCGCGCTATTGGATGCGCAACCTCTGGCTCACCCTGATGGGCTACCTGTTCTACTCCTGGTTCGAACCCTGGTTCGTGCTGCCCATGATGTTCACCAACGTGGCCGATTACTGGTTCGGGGTGTACCTGGGCCGCGAGGGAGTGGCCCCCGCCCGGCGCAAGCTGGTCCTTACCGTATCGATGATCATGAACCTGGGGCTGCTGGGCGTATTCAAGTACGGGGTCTTCACCCAGGTGAACCTGAACCATCTCCTGGCCGCCGTGGGGCAGAATACCTTCAGCGTTCTGCAGATCGCCTTCCCCATCGGCATCTCGTTCTACACCTTCCATAGCATGAGCTATATCATCGACATCTACCGCGGCGAGCGACCGGTGCGCTCCTTCGCCGACTTCTCCTGTTTCGTGTCGCTGTTCCCCCAGCTCGTGGCCGGGCCCATCCTCCGCTACAACGTGCTTTCGCGCCAGTTGCATTCGCGCGAGCATAGCCTCAACCTCTTCGCGAGGGGCGTGATCCTTTTCTTCCTGGGCTTCGCCATGAAGATCCTCTTGGCCAATCCCGTGGGCCGCATCGCCGACGCGGCCTTCGCAGCGCAATCGCCCCATGCCATCGATGCCTGGTGGGGCACCTTGGCCTACGCCTTCCAGATCTATTTCGACTTCAACGGCTACTCCGTAATGGCCTTGGGGCTGGGCATGATGTTCGGCTTCGAACTCATCCGCAATTTCAACGCACCCTACCATGCCGATAGCATCACCGATTTCTGGCGCCGCTGGCACATCTCCCTGTCCACCTGGCTCCGGGAATACCTGTACATTTCCCTGGGCGGAAACCGCAAGGGCGAGGCCCGCACCTATATCAACCTGGCCCTGGTGATGCTGCTCGGCGGCTTCTGGCACGGCGCCCAATGGCAGTTCATCTTCTGGGGCGCCATCCACGGTACCATGCTGGGACTGGAACGCTGGAGCGGCAAAAAACCCTTCTACGCCAACTCCCCACGGCCCCTGCGCGTGGCCTTCACCTTCTTCGTCGTGCTCATCACCTGGGTATTCTTCCGCGCCGACGGCCTTCCCCATGCCTTCCATTATCTGGGCTGCATGTTCGGCCTGGCGCATCCGTCCCCCTTCGCGGACTTGCTCAAGCCCGCCATCTACCACGCCCATGATCTCATCAACATGGCGCTCTGCGCCGTCTTCGTCATCCAACCTTTCCAGAGTTACGAATTCGCGCTCAAGCTCTCCTGGCCCAAATACGCGGTGGCCTTCGGCCTGTTCCTGATCGGGGTGATCATGATGTACACCCAGGCCTTCAATCCTTTCCTCTACTTCCAATTCTGAGGCCCAGTTCCATGCGCACGGACCCAATTTCAGGCGGGGATGACGGCGGAAAAGGCGGTCCGCAAGGTAAGCCACCCGTTCCGCCGGCCGGTGGAACGGCGACGAAGGCCGCTCCCGTGAAGGGCCATGACGCGCCGCATGCGCGCGGGAACGCGGATCGCAAGCTGGAATGGGCCATCGTCGTCTCTTTGCTCGCGGTGGCGGCGGGATTCCCGTTGTTCCAAGCGATCCATGAGGCCGCGGAGCAAAAGGAATCGCCGCACGTCCTGGAATTGTTCCGGCGGGCGCCGACCAAGGAAAACCTGCACCGCTGGGACGACAACGCCAAGGATCGGAGCGTGTTCGCGAAGTGGCTGCGTCCCTGGGCCCTGCAGAAGCGCTACGACGTATTCAAGGAGGTGGCCCCCAAATCGGTGCCCGGCGCGGAAGGCTGGCTCTTCTACAACCAGGACGTGGACTACCTGCTGGATCCGCCCTATACCGATGAGCGATTCTATAAGGGCACCTTCGATACCTTGGTGGCGGGCAAACGCGTCAACCTGCGCAATCCCCTGGTGGCCATGGAGGATTTCCGCGCCCAACTCGCGGCGCGCGGGATCAAGCTGCTGCTCGTCCCCATCCCGGGGAAACCCTCCATCTATCCGGACAAGCTGTATGCGGGCTTCCGCGGCGAAGCCGTCTCCCCCACCCTGGGCCTGCTCGATGATCTGAAACGGCGCGGGTTCGAGACCGTCGATCTCTTTACGCCTCTCCGGCGCGCGAAGGCGGAGGGCCGTTTCCAATTGTACCTGAAGCGCGATACCCACTGGACGCCGCAGGGCCTGGAGATCGCCGCCGACGTCCTGGCGGCGCGCATCAAGGAACTGGCGCCCGGCTTGGACCCGGAGGCGGGCCTGGGAAGCGGCGACAGCGCGAATGCGCGCGGGCCGCGCTTCGCCTTGAAGGACACGACGATCCAGCGTTGGGGCGATATCGCCGAGATGACCAAGGTGCCGGAACGTAAATCCATCTGGGAAGAGGAGGCGGTGGAAGCGCATCCGGTCATGGATTTGGCGACGCAGAAGCCTTACCGCGACAATCCCGATTCGCCCATCCTGTGGTTGGGCGACAGCTTTTCCCGCATTTACCAGACGGATGCGCCGGGCTCGGCAGGCGTCATCGCCCAGGTGGCCTACCGCCTCAATTGCCCCTTGGCCTCCATCGTCAACGACGGCGGCGCTTCCACCGTGGTCCGCCAGCAATTGGCCCGGCGGCCTGAACTCTTGAAGGGCAAGAAGCTGGTGGTCTGGACCTTCGTGGAACGCGATCTGCGTTTCGGGTCGAAGGGCTGGGCATTGGTGGGACTGCCTTAATCGGGGTCCGGTTTTCCTAATTCGACCATAAAAAATTCCTGCCATTTCCCCGCTTTTCCGCAAATCCTTCCGGGGTGGAAGGATACTTGTGCTAATTTCCGATTGCGACCCGTAAAATACCATTCCCAGCCGCCGTGCTGAGCAAGGAGGAAAACCTTGGGAATCAGGTTCCGCCTTTTCTCGCAATCCATGCCGTTACTAGTGCTGTTCCTTCTCCCGGAGCCGGCTCCCGCTCTCGGCATCCTGAACTCCCTGCCTACCGGTTCGCACCCCGTGGCTATCGCCGTGAACCCCGTGACGAACCGGGCCTACGTAGCCAATTCGGGAAGCAATACCGTGTCCGTCATCGACAACGCGAGCAGCACGGTCATCGCCACCCTCAACGTCGGCACCGGTCCCTGCGCGATTGTCGTCGATCCGCTCGGGAACCTCGTGTACGTGGCCAACAAGGGGAGCAATTCGGTTTCCCTCATCGATGGCGCGACGCAGGCGGTGACCTCCATCGCGGTCGGCCAAGGCCCTTCCGCCATCGTCCTGAACGGGACCACGCGGGAAGCATTCGTGGCGAACACCGCCAGTAACAGCGTATCGCAAATTTCCGGCGGCATCGTCACCCGGACGATCAGCGTGGGAACCAAGCCGGTGGCGCTGGCGGTGAACGCCTCCATGAACCGGATTTACGCGGCGAATAACGGCAGCGGGAACGTATCCGTCATCAACGGCTCTTCGGGAACGACCACTTCGGTGGCCGCCGGGGCGGCTCCCGTCGCCATCGGCGTCAACACCGCCACGAATCGGATCTACGTCGCCAATTCGTCGGGCCGTAGCCTGACGGTGATCAACGGGACCGATGGAAGCGTAGCGCAGACGGTGCCCCTGGACTCCGCCCCGACGGCTCTCGCCGTAGACCAGGTCACCAACAAGATTTATGTGG encodes:
- a CDS encoding MBOAT family protein; translation: MVFTEDVFLYYFLPLVLGIYYLIPVPQNPKPGRSRYWMRNLWLTLMGYLFYSWFEPWFVLPMMFTNVADYWFGVYLGREGVAPARRKLVLTVSMIMNLGLLGVFKYGVFTQVNLNHLLAAVGQNTFSVLQIAFPIGISFYTFHSMSYIIDIYRGERPVRSFADFSCFVSLFPQLVAGPILRYNVLSRQLHSREHSLNLFARGVILFFLGFAMKILLANPVGRIADAAFAAQSPHAIDAWWGTLAYAFQIYFDFNGYSVMALGLGMMFGFELIRNFNAPYHADSITDFWRRWHISLSTWLREYLYISLGGNRKGEARTYINLALVMLLGGFWHGAQWQFIFWGAIHGTMLGLERWSGKKPFYANSPRPLRVAFTFFVVLITWVFFRADGLPHAFHYLGCMFGLAHPSPFADLLKPAIYHAHDLINMALCAVFVIQPFQSYEFALKLSWPKYAVAFGLFLIGVIMMYTQAFNPFLYFQF